ACCACATCCGGAAATGCTTTTATCATGAAATGTGATTCTAGTAAGTGCTTCAACATTTTATATAGGCTGTTAGCTCCACGCGTAATTTAACTCCAGCTATTAATTTCAAATGACACATTAACAAAAGTTGTTTTTTCTTGCATAGGATAAGGAGTTCAACTTACCAATGATAGCGCCACAATGCATATTTGCATAAGGTTCCTCACCGGTCAGAATCTCCCACAATACTATGCCAAATGAGAACACATCAACctgttcaaaataaaatcaactattttattctttaatcCCGTGATTGCCTAAAATTTCattcaacaaaaaacaatGGTTGCATAAAATTAGCAGATTGATCAAAGATTTCTATAGTAGATTCTTGCCTTTTCAGATACCCTGTTAGTACTTCCATTCAACAATTCTGGAGCCATCCATGGAAGCGTTCCTCGAACACCACCGGATACCAGagtattgtgtttaattcttgAGAGTCCAAAATCTCCTACCTGACAACTAAGTCATCACCAGAAGCAAGCAAAGCCAaaaaatttcttgaaaaaaataagactgATCACATTGTACGATATTCATCTTTTTGCAGTGATGAAACCCAGTTCAATCAACCATAGTTATCCTAAAGCAATCTTATTTTGTGATAAGTTGCATTAACATTATATGAAGGACAATTTTGATATCACATAGCAAGCACATTTGATAAGCATTTTGTTCGTGTATTGGTGTTCTCCATCTTTTTAAATGTCCAAACGGTCATAGCATTCTTGACCATAGAGAATCAGAACTTCAGTTAAAAGTAAATATACCAGTGAAAAATTCGAGCCTAATGTACCTACAATCTCCTGTTTCTCAATATAATCAGTAGTACCTTGCATATAGGCCGTTCTGGATCTCTCAAATTAACTAACAAATTGTCAcatttcaaatcaaaatggacaatattttttgaatgcAGGTATTCCATGCCAAATGCTGCATCCATGGCGATGATAAGCTTTTTACGATAATCAAGTGATCTGCGTGTGAAATTCAGAAAATCAAGTGCCAACTATAAACTTGATGCTGCAGGAATATACATAGGAAAAAAAGAGGTGCCAGTACTTGTCCTTCCGAAGTAGAGCTGTCCTAAGTGATCCATTTGCCATGAATTCAGCTACGGTTGCCAAACTTGCACCATCTGGCACCACCCCATAAAATGCAACAACATTTGGATGGTGTAAATTTGATAGGATACAAGCTTCTCGCCAGAAGTCTTTTGCCTACACAAGAATAAAAGCCAGGAAAAGTTCATTTTTCATGCAGTTGCACCACAAAGCCCTTCTGTTAATATAAGGACAAGATAATTTGGATGAGAATTTGTAGATGACCCACCAACCGTTCTTGCTCTGACAATCTACCAGAGAAACAAGTTTTCTTGATTCTCTTAATGGCAACATCCGTTCCTCGCCATTTACCATAATATACTGTCCCAAATGTACCGGAACCCAACTCTCGCACTTCTTCAAGATCAGCATTTTTAATTATCTGGAGAAAATCACTGACTATTTGAGTTAAGAGtccgaaaataaaaaatcaatctaaCTAAAACTGGGGCACGAAAATTGATTGAACTATCAACTTGTTGCATCCAAGTCATCTGCTTAGCTATGGAGATGGAAACAGAAATACTTTAGTGCATAGATGCAGATGATAAGGCACAGGTTATCGAAACAATGCTTTGaactcatttttaataaaccaCTGCAGTAATGGCAACAAGCAAGATATGTAAACTAGATGAACTTAACACCAATTGCTAGAAGGGGAAATGGAAAACGCACCTGTAGACCAAACATATCTGCCTCCATTTCAGCTATCATTGCATCACTGAACAATTCATTATCGTGACTGTCAGCATTGAGATCCTGCATCAGTTCAAGGCAATCACTTGATATGTTGTACAGGAGAAGATACAGAGAAGCTGCAGAATTACAATAAGACAAAAACTGGATATTGCCTGCGAGTCCAAATCAGGTGAGGCATTTTCTGATTCTTCAAAGGGAGAGAGTATATTCAAATTAGTAGCATCTGATTTAGCTGATGGTGGCATTTCAGCAGGTGGTGCATTATTATTGACCGGGTTCTGTGGAACTTGCTTGATTCCGTTAACCGGCCAGctatcttttgatttttgaagcTCATCAAAATTTCTGACATGGtccaaattttcaaccctGTGATTCGCATAATTGGACAGATCATCAAAGAGGGAAACTTTTCCCTCAAATAATGCAGAGGTATGCGGAGTCATGCTCCAGCCTGCATTTTCAACCAAATTTCCATGCCATCTAACCTCAGGTACTTGATAACCAATATCCACTAAATCCCCAATAGATTGATGGGAAGTGGTCTGAGGTGACAATAAGCTGTTATCATGTGACAGTTGTTGAGAGCTGTGGACAAGACCCGCAACTTCTGAGTTATTAGCCCAAGATGAATAGCCATTTAGGTCACCCTTTGTCAAAGCATTTGAGCTTTTCCCAAGATGATTAAGCTCCAAAACATTTGAATGTGTCATGTCGACCAAAGATGAGGCAGGGGCCAAGCTACTGCAGACCTGGGATTGTTTCTTTGGTAACTCAAGGTCAATACAGGGGACAGGTTCAACGTTAACATTCTTTAATCCCTGTGTCAGCTCCTTGGATATCATAGCTATGTTGCTAGTGCTAACATTTTCACCACTGACAAAATGATGATGGCTAGCATCAAGTTTATTCACTGGTTCAACACTTGATGTGCATTGATCATCCAAAGTTTTCAGCTTTGAATTTTGACATGATGCCATTACTGAGACAGGATTAGTTGGCTCTGAGAGGAATTCCATACTTTGGAGCTCAGTATTAATAAAGCCAGCATTCCCATGCAACTGTACAGGCTTTTCCAGAAAAGCAGCAGATACTTCGTGAAAGGATGATTGGTGTCTTCCCAAGTTCAATGAAAATGATCGAGTCATATCTTCCTGAGAGGGCCAAGCAGATTTTTCTCCCTGTTCCTGAAGCTTGGAATCAGAAAAGGCATGAGGGATTCCATGGTAACTAACTGGGTCAATAGACGCAGGCAATAGCTCCACCAAATTATCCGATAAGGGAAGAGAAGTATTAGAATTAATCATCTTTTCCACAAGAGGAATCCCCTCCTGAGAGCACAACACAAAGTTTCTATTACTGTGCTCAACTCTTCGGGAAGCCaaattttctccttctaaaaccaattggttCTTGATATGTTGCTGACCGTGTGGCTTCATCAAATTTACAGCCACCTGAGGGGTGTGGTAAATAGAAGCGCTGTAACCAATGGACTCTTCGTGTGGAAGTGGTATTGTCTTGACATTTGTCATATGACTCGTATCCGCTTGCTGAATGGGAAATGGCATTGATGAAggaaatttcattaaattttgtgaCTTGTCGGCAAGGGTATCATGGATTTCCGAAGGATGTAATGGGAAGGGGAAGATTTTGTCATTCCTTGAATGAATTTCTGCATTAGGCATCAAATTGCCCATATCAGTGACAGAAGATTGCTTAGCGTTGTTCTGGGAATTAGGATCAGTTTCAACCATGCCATTTACAGCAACAACATACTGATAGTTTGTGTCACTTTGCTGAGTAATGTTGGCATCAATGGCAACAGGGGTTTCCGATTCCACCaaaggaataaaaaatatacgaAGCCGTTGAGAACCCTCAGGCTTATCGATACCATGATATTCATCAATCATATTTTGCATGTCCTCATCAGAAGACACAGATATAAGGGCGTCAAGATCCTCCCCAGGAAGCTGATATTTGATTGAGTGAGGCTGATCACACATTCCAGCTGTTTTCTTCAACAATTCCTCCCACGACGGATTCTTACTAATGGAGATTATGCGCGTCTCTCCTCCCACATATCGGAGTTTTCCATCACTTGGTCGGGGCAATATTTTACCACCAAAGCTGCAAAGGATCTTTAGTTTCCCAGACTGAGAACCATCAGAACATAAGGATCTCGATGAATCTGACTGACTTAATAGTGGAGCGGCGGACACTAAACTAGCATGGTCATTGCACACTTCTGATGTCGACTTGCTAGGTTTGTGTCCATTAGCACCAGTATTCACGTAATGCAAGCTTTCAGTACTTACATGAACTCCAGCATCAACCCGTGACATAGATCCTTTTGCGGAAGCATATTCTGTAATGTCAGAGCCACATGCAGAATCCATTCTTGGCAAACCGAGAACTCGTGCAAGCTCCTCATAAACCATTTGGCGATCCTGGACATCTGGAAAACCGACATTCTCCTCATAGCTGGGAGCGACACCATGCACTTCAGAAACAACTCTAGATGCAGCGCATTCTTCAAGAAATTTCATGGAGAACTCCTCTCCAGTCTGAATAGATACATTATTTACATGTTTCTTAGTTGGCAGACTATTTCTGGATAAAGTGTCCAACGAAACTTGCTGAGCACGATGACTATTGATGCCAGGGGGGCTGCCAGTCATGGCTTCGGCAATATCAGCAAACCTATTTAGCTGAAAGCGATGACTATCTAAATAATTACAGCCAAATTTCCCATATTTTACTGTATAAACccctaaaataatactccaacaTCACCTAAAAATGCCAAAGAAATGAAATCTAAACAGTTCCTAATCTCTTCCACAAATTCGTGTCAGATTATCTAAATCACCTTAAGTACTTCACTACCCGAACCCCTCACAATGTTATCAATAGACTTTCTAACGCATACAACAAAATGAAACCAAATAAACTAGCAAAACCAATCTATAAGTTATGCACGAGCGATTATCTATACAGAAATCCCGGAAAAATCTACCAATCAATTATCTTTTCCTCCAATTTACCCTTCGTCTCCAGATCATCAAATTGATTATGTTGAGCAATACAcctgaaaacaaataaaacatcacacacaaaataaatatccaGTACAAAGAGCTGAAAACCAAACCAATTCGAAAACGCACCACGGAATTAAAGCAAACTACccatcaaatataaaaaattgctcacttttcaaattttttttgcaatacCTGATGGATTGCTGTTAATCCGTAGTCAAAATTCAACTCTAATCAGGAGAATGGATAAGATTTTGCGCGGCAGTTTAATATTGGATCACCAAAGAGGAGAAAGAgttatgagagagagagagagagagagagttttgCTTGTGTGTACAGTAGACTTAGTTTTCAATTACTGGAGCGCCGGAGCGGCATTTCCGAAGACGGGCCCAAACCCGACCCGTTATATCATCGGATCCTTCGGCAGGTTAAATGGAGCTAGCTAATCTACTCTAAATTcatcgttttatttttaaaatataaatataaatgaatttatatttccAAACATGCTCAGATTCAACtattgtgtgtttttttttcttgttaaaCTAATcacaatatattaaagaggttaGGATGGGGAATTGTTAGATTTGATAGGTCGTTTTAGCGTTTAATTATTATCTAaacttgt
The genomic region above belongs to Salvia hispanica cultivar TCC Black 2014 chromosome 3, UniMelb_Shisp_WGS_1.0, whole genome shotgun sequence and contains:
- the LOC125213191 gene encoding uncharacterized protein LOC125213191; this translates as MTGSPPGINSHRAQQVSLDTLSRNSLPTKKHVNNVSIQTGEEFSMKFLEECAASRVVSEVHGVAPSYEENVGFPDVQDRQMVYEELARVLGLPRMDSACGSDITEYASAKGSMSRVDAGVHVSTESLHYVNTGANGHKPSKSTSEVCNDHASLVSAAPLLSQSDSSRSLCSDGSQSGKLKILCSFGGKILPRPSDGKLRYVGGETRIISISKNPSWEELLKKTAGMCDQPHSIKYQLPGEDLDALISVSSDEDMQNMIDEYHGIDKPEGSQRLRIFFIPLVESETPVAIDANITQQSDTNYQYVVAVNGMVETDPNSQNNAKQSSVTDMGNLMPNAEIHSRNDKIFPFPLHPSEIHDTLADKSQNLMKFPSSMPFPIQQADTSHMTNVKTIPLPHEESIGYSASIYHTPQVAVNLMKPHGQQHIKNQLVLEGENLASRRVEHSNRNFVLCSQEGIPLVEKMINSNTSLPLSDNLVELLPASIDPVSYHGIPHAFSDSKLQEQGEKSAWPSQEDMTRSFSLNLGRHQSSFHEVSAAFLEKPVQLHGNAGFINTELQSMEFLSEPTNPVSVMASCQNSKLKTLDDQCTSSVEPVNKLDASHHHFVSGENVSTSNIAMISKELTQGLKNVNVEPVPCIDLELPKKQSQVCSSLAPASSLVDMTHSNVLELNHLGKSSNALTKGDLNGYSSWANNSEVAGLVHSSQQLSHDNSLLSPQTTSHQSIGDLVDIGYQVPEVRWHGNLVENAGWSMTPHTSALFEGKVSLFDDLSNYANHRVENLDHVRNFDELQKSKDSWPVNGIKQVPQNPVNNNAPPAEMPPSAKSDATNLNILSPFEESENASPDLDSQDLNADSHDNELFSDAMIAEMEADMFGLQIIKNADLEEVRELGSGTFGTVYYGKWRGTDVAIKRIKKTCFSGRLSEQERLAKDFWREACILSNLHHPNVVAFYGVVPDGASLATVAEFMANGSLRTALLRKDKSLDYRKKLIIAMDAAFGMEYLHSKNIVHFDLKCDNLLVNLRDPERPICKVGDFGLSRIKHNTLVSGGVRGTLPWMAPELLNGSTNRVSEKVDVFSFGIVLWEILTGEEPYANMHCGAIIGGIVKNTLRPTIPEWCDPEWRKLMERCWSADPGARPSFTEITYALRSMSDALQAKVLNVAM